Sequence from the Sphingomonas koreensis genome:
TTTCTGGGATCGGTTCTCGGAACGGCCGAGCGAGTTCAGCCAAATTACACGGAAGCCGTTCGACATCTCGATACTGCGGCTTCTCGAGGTAACCCGGCGGCGGCCGACCTTCTCGCCAATCTGTTGTTGGCCGGCAAAGGAGCGCCGCGCGATGTGCCTCGCGCGATACGCCTGTACGAGATGGCTGCCGCAAACGGCTTCCCGAAGGCGGCGGTGGCACTCGGCAAGCTATATCTGGCCGGTAGGCTTGTGCCCAAGGACGAAGCGCGTGGGCTGGCCTGGCTGGATGCGGCTGCAGCCGTGAACACGGCCCAAGCAGCGCACCTTGCCGCTCTGGCAAGAAATCAGGCGAAGGTTACGAATTTCCAGCTTGTTCCTTCAGCCAACCCCGCGGAAGTCAAGGCGGTACGATACGGCACCTTCGACAATCCGGACATCCCGCCGAACTTCGGTTTCGATCCCGCGTTTCAGGCAGTGCACGACGCACCCTATGATGACCCGGCCACATTGGCCCGGCTGGAACGGGAAGCCGCCAGCCTGCCGACACCTTACCTCTATGAACTCGCCCGGCGGTTGGCGGTAAAGGATGCGCCCAGAAGCCTGACGACGTATCTCGTCGCGCGTACGCGAATGACCTACGATGCGAGCCGCTGCGCCGATCCGGCGAGCCTCGAAAGCCTGCGGGCATGGGACATGCTCATCCTGCCCGATTTGCGCTTTCTCTTCGGTGCCGGGCGGCCTTCGCCCGCGATTGTAGATGCTGCGTTGGCCGAAGAACGGAAGCTGCCGGCCGATACGCAGCCCTGGTGGGTTTGCAGGTCCGGCATGGCTGCAATGAGCGCCGCCATCAGTGAGAAGGCAGGCCCATTGCAGCTCAAGCCGGAGCGGCAATGGCCAGAACTTCGGGAAGCCGCACAGACCCGGTTGTCTGGATTGGCCGCTAATCCTTAGAATGGCGGTCTCTCGCTCTCTGGGTTCTGGAAGGAGGCGCATGGCCTACGCCCAGCACAACCGGTCGCGGCCCTCATGCTTCGCGCGGTAGAGTGCGGCGTCGGCGCGGGACACGAGCGTGTTGAAGCGCTCGCCCCGGGCGAGGGTCGCGGCACCGATGCTGAGGGTCAGAAATCCGCCCGGCGATCTGATGTGCGGGATGGCGAGGCGGCGGATGCGCGCGAGCACGCCATCGAACCGGGCGTGCGCGTCGTCGGGCGTGGCGCCGTAGAGCAGGATGCAGAATTCCTCGCCGCCAAGGCGTGCGGCGATATCGAGCGGGTGGCGCAGATCGGCCGACAGCGTGTGGGCGATCCGTTGAAGCGCCAGATCGCCCGCGCCGTGCCCGTAGCTGTCGTTGAAGCGCTTGAAATGATCGACATCGATGATCGCCAGCGCGACCGCCACGCCCTGCTTCGTGGCGAGATGCACGATCCGCTCGGCATGCGTGAACAGGCTGCGGCGATTGGCGAGGCCGGTGAGGGGATCGGTATTGGCCTGGCGGTCGAGAATCGCGGTGAGCAGGAACTGGCGGCGTTGCGAATGCTCGCGCAGATAGCCGCCCATCGCCGAGACCGGCACCGCCATCAGCAGCATCGCGACGATCTGGAGGCTGTGCCCGAACCCGTGGCGCGTATCGAGGAAGAGCAGCATGAAGGCCGAGACGAGCGCGACCAGCAGCGCCGCGGCAAGCGCCCGGCGGAAGGTGAGGCCGAGCGGGAGGAAGGCCGCCATCACCACCACGATCTGGGCATTCTCCGCCGCGAACGCGCCTTTGCCGTGGACGATCATTGTGGTGACCGCGATGGCGAGGCCCATCGCGGAGTACATCGTCCAGGAAAGCCAGCCATAGTCGCCACGCCCCCTTCGAATGACGATCGCGCCGGCGACCAGCAGGGCCAGCACCGACCAGCGCGCGCCGACCCAGAGCCAGACCATCGGATCGAAATGGCCCCAGAGGCCCAGAATCGTGAGGCGATGAAGGTCGAGCAGGGTGAAGGCGAACCAGACAAGCGCACCCGCGCCGGCACAGATCGCGGCGGGGAGGCGTTCGGTCTCGATCAGCTTGCGGCGATACTCGGCCTCGATCTCGGGCTCGAACCGCAGCCGCCGGAAACCGCGGCGCAATTGCTGCGCATAGCGGTCTCCCGGCTTGCTGCTGAATTCGATCGACTGGAACATTCCCGGGGCCGCGCTTCCTGCTTGTGATCCGGCGTCACCCGGCGTTGGCAGGCAAAGGTTGGCATTGTGTCAACGCGCGTGCGGGAAAAGGGGGCGGCTCAGCGCCGCCACCAGCCGAGCAGGCGTTGCTGCCGGAGAAGCGAGCCTTGCCGCAGGGTATGGCGGGCACGCGCGCGGTGAAAGGCGGCCGTGGCGAAGGTCATGACCACCGCGGCAAGCGCGATCGCGACGGCATAGGCGCTCATCAGTTGGGGATCGATAGCGTGTCTCCGGCGGGTAAGCGGGAGCGCGCAATGTCTCTCAGCCAACGGTGCTTACGAAGGAAGGTCCGCTGATCCCGCCGGTCTAGCAGGCGGGAGCCCGCGCGGCCAGCGAAAGCGTGCTAGCCGAGAATCTCGCGAGCTGCGGCGAAGGCGATCGCGGCGGCGCGGGCGTCAGCCGCGCTCCGGCGGCAGGTGCGAGGCCGGTAGGGCGCGTCGCGAAGTGGGGTGAAGAGAGGGCGTTCGATAGAGTGGTAATTGAAATTCACGTAGGTTCCTGTTGGATAAGATGTTGCTGCTCGCGCTTGGCGCGGGCGCGGTCGACGCCTTCCTGCCGTTCGGCCATTTCCAGCCAGGCGGCTTCGGCGCGAAGGCACCGCTCACGGACATTGTCCAGCGTTGCGGATTCGGCATCGGCACGCGCACGCGCGGCGTGCTCGCGATAGGGGACTTGGGCCATGCAGGGCTCCCTTGAGGCAAGCCGCGTGCGGCGCGAGGCCGCACGCGGATCACGGATTATTCGGCGTGCTGAATGTTGACCGCGGCCATCTTGCCGCGGCGATCCTCTTCCAGATCGTAGCTGACGCGCTGGTCCTGGTTGAGGGTGGCCATGCCCGAACGCTCGACCGCCGAGATGTGGACGAAGGCGTCGTTGCCGCCGCCATCGGGAGCGATGAAGCCAAAGCCCTTGTCGGGGTTGAAGAATTTGACGGTGCCGGTGATGCTCATGATATTTCCTTCTTGTTTGGGCGAGCCGAAGACCGGATTCGCCCGGTGCCGCGGTTGCAGAAAGAAGGAGAAAGGGGCCGCAAAGCTCCGAGTACCGTCGATTTGCGACTAAAGCAGGCCCTATATGGGGTGCCGGAACCGGATTGTAAGGGGGGCGGCTGGAAAACGTCCTCTAGAACAGGCGCGTGAGCAGGTAGAAGAGCGCGCCGACGGCGGCGGACGCGGGGATGGTGATGAACCACGCCCAGATGACGTTGCGCGCGACGCCCCAACGCACGGCCGAGGCACGGCGGGCGGTGCCGGCGCCGATGATGCTGCCGGTGATCGTGTGGGTGGTCGACACCGGGATGCCGAGCAGCGACGCGGTGAACACCATGATCGACCCGCCCATCGAGGCGCTGAACCCCTGATGCTGCGACAGCTTGGTGATGCGGCTGCCCATCGTCTCGATGATCTTCCATCCGCCCGACAGCGTGCCGAGCGCGATCGCGACATAACAGGCGATGGCGACCCAGTGCGGCACGTGGAACTCGCCCGAGAGGTAGCCGGTCGAGTAGAGCAGGACGGTGATGATCCCCATCGTCTTCTGCGCATCGTTGAGGCCGTGGCTGACCGAATAGGCGGCCGAGGAGAAGAGGTGGAGGGCGCGGAAGCTCTTCTCCGCCGTGCGGTTGGTCGCGCGGGCGAAGGCCCAGCTCGATACGAGCATGATCAGCATCGCCAGCATCATGCCGAGCAGCGGCGAGAGGACGATGGCGATGAGCGTCTTGTTGAGGCCGCTCCACTCGATGCCGGTGACCCCGGCATGCGCGACGCCGGCGCCGACGATGCCGCCGACCAGCGCGTGGCTGGACGAGGAGGGGATGCCCTTGATCCAGGTGACGACGTTCCAGAATATCGCCCCGATCAGCGCACCGAACACCACCCCCGGCGTGACCAGGTCCTTGTCGATGATCCCCTTGCCGATCGTTTCGGCGACCTTGTGCAGCTCCGGCCAGGCGAGCGTCAGGAAATAGGCGGCGAAGTTGAAGAAGGCGGCGAAGGCGACCGCCTGGACCGGCCCGAGCAGCCGGGTCGCGACGACGGTGGCGATCGAATTGGCGGCGTCGTGCAGGCCGTTGAGGAAGTCGAACGCCAGCGCGACCAGGATCAGGCCGACAAGGAGCGGGAAGGCGAGCTCGTGCATCGTGCGGCTCAGGCGTGATCGATGACGATGCCGTCGATCTCGTTCGCGACGTCCTCGAGCGCGTCGGTGATGCGTTCGAGATGCTTGTAGATCTCACGCGCGACGATGAACTTCATCGGGTCGTGGCCATAGGCCTTGAATGCGCGCTTGACGCCGGCGTCGTGGATGTCGTCGGCATGGCCCTCCATGCGGACCAGACGTTCGGTCAGCTCGTGGAGGCGGACGCCGTTCTTGGCGACGTCGCGCAGCAGCGGCATCGCCTCGGCGGTGAGGCGTGCGGCATCGACGATGATCGCGGCCATGTCGCGCATTTCCTGCTCGAACTCGGTGACCTCGTATAGGTCGACCGCGGCGGCGGCGGCCTGCATCTCGTCCACCGCATCGTCCATCGCGCCGATCAGGCTGGTGATCGCGCTGCGGTCGAACGGGGTGAGGAAGGTCTTGCGCACGGTCTGAAGCACTTCGCGGATGATGCCGTCTGCATCATGCTCGCGCTCCATGATCTCGCGGATATGGTCCTGCGGCGATCCGCCGCCCTGGAACAGGCGGGCGAGGGCATCGGCCGACGCAGTGATCGTCACCGCATGCGCCTCGAACAGCTCGAAGAAATTGCCCGTCTTCGGGAGCAGGCGCTGGAACCAGGCGAACATCTCGGAAACCCTTGATTTATGGGCGGCGGCGGCAAGCACGCCGGTGCGGCGCGCGGCCGCGTTGAATTCGGAAGCGCCGAAGCTGCGGATGAGATCGGCGAGGTCGGGCTCGTCCACCGCATTGGCGGCCTCGGCGAGGGTGAACCAGCGCCGTTCGCGCTGATGCTGCTCCTTCCATTTGGGCAGCTCATGCGTGACGGCGAGCGGGAACACATCGACATCGACCATCAGCGAGGCGCCGTTGCCGCGCGTCTTGCGATAGCGGAACGAGCCGAGCGGGGTGGGGCAGGCGGCGCCGTGGACGCCGGCTTCCTCCTCCGCCTCACGCGCGGCGCAGGCGTGCGGCACCGAGCCGGCGGCCGCGGCATTGCCCTTGGGGATCACCCAGCGCCCGGTGCCGCGCGACGTGACCAGCAGGATGCGCACGGGCGCATCGATGGCGGTCCCTTCGGAACGGTACGGCAAGGCGGCGATCTGGCGAATGGTGGCGGCTCCCGGCGCGCCGATGCCCGATTTTGCCGAATGTTACAATGATGTGACGTTTGTGTGACGTCAAAGCCTGTGGACAGCGGCGGGGCGTGGCAATGCTGCGGCGCAAGGTGTTGACACACTTTTGCGACAAATAGGTGAGACAAGCTTGCCTTCCTTCCCCGGTATTCATAGCGCGTTCCCCCATGCGAATGATTCTCACCCTTTGCGCGTCCGCAACCCTTCTGGCGGCCTGCGGCGGCAACGATGCGGCGCTCAAGAAGGGGCGCGAAGCCCCGTTGGTGACGCTGGCGGCGGTCCAGCCGGCGCGCTTCGTCGAGCGGATCGATGCAGTCGGCACCGCGCGCGCCAACGAGCAGGTGACGCTGACCGCGCCGGTGACCCAGCGCATCGTTCGCCTCAATTTCGACGACGGCGCCTATGTGGCGAAGGGACAGGTGATCGCTGTGCTCGAGACCGCGACGCAGAGCGCCCAGCTTGCACAGGCACAGGCACGGGCCCGCGAGGCGCATCAGCAACTCGAGCGGCTGGAGGCGCTGAAGGCGCGCGGTTTCGCGACGCGCAGCGCGGTCGATACGCAGGTCGCGCTCGCAGGGCAGGCCAACGCCCAGGCCGCAGAGGCCCGCGCCGGGATCAACGACCGCGTCGTGCGCGCGCCGTTCGGCGGCTGGGTCTCGCTGCGCAACATCTCCGCCGGGGCGGTGGTGACGGCGGGGACCGAGATCGTGACCGTCAGCGACGTCAGCCGCATCAAGCTCGATTTCCCCGTGCCCGAGACGCTGCTGGCGCAGTTGAAGCCTGGCCAGCCGATCGTGGCAGTCGCCGCCGCCTATCCCGACCAACCCTTTCGAGGGACGGTGGATACCGTCGATCCCGTACTGAACCCCCAGACCCGCGCGACGACCGTGCGCGCGGTGCTGGCGAATGGCGACCGCAGGCTGAAGCCGGGCATGTTGCTGACGGTGACGATCGAGTCCGCCGAACGAACCGTGCCCGCGGTTCCCGAGCTGGCGCTGGTGGGCGAGGGCGAGAACATGTTCGTCTTCACCGTCGAGAACGGCAAGGCGAAGCGGGTGCAGGTCCGTACCGGGCTGCGTCAGAACGGGATGGTCGAGATCGTCGACGGTCTGCGCGCCGGTCAGCGCGTGGTGACCGAGGGGGTCGTCAAGATTGCCGATGGCCAGGCGGTGCGCACCGGCGCGGCGGACAATGCCAAGGGACGATCGGGCGCGGCCGCCAAGGCGGATGAGCCCAAGGCTGGCGGCAAGGCCGGCTGATGCAGCTTTCCGACGTCTCGGTCCGGCGGCCGGTCTTCGCGGCCGTCCTTTCGATCCTGCTGACGATCGTCGGCGTGGTCGCGTTCCTGAGCCTGTCGGTTCGCGAATATCCGGACACAGATCCACCGGTCGTGTCGGTCGAGACGGTCTATACCGGCGCCGCGGCCAGTGTGGTCGAGGCGCGGATCACCCAGCCGATCGAGGAAGCACTGTCGGGGATCGAAGGGATCCAGACGATCACCTCGCGATCGCGCGACGGATCCTCGGACATCTCGATCGAGTTCCGCCCGGGCCGCGACATCGATTCCGCCGCCAACGACGTGCGCGACCGCATCGGCAGCGTGACCGAAGATCTGCCCGAGGAAGCGCTGGCACCCGAAGTGCGCAAGGTGGACGCCGATTCCAGTCCGATCCTTTTCCTGGTCGTATCGCGTCCGGGCTGGTCGCGGCTGGAGCTCAGCGACTATGTCGACCGCAACCTGGTCGACCGGTTCAGCACGATCGATGGCGTTGCCCGCGTCTTCGTCGGCGGCGAGGCGCGGCCGTCGATGCGCGTATGGCTCGACGCCAACAAGCTCGCCGCGTTCCAGCTGACCCCGGCGGACGTCGAAACCGCGCTGCGCACGCAGAATGTGGAGCTTCCGGCCGGACGCATCGAATCGCAGCAGCAGAATGTGACGCTGCGCGTCGACCGGCCCTTTGCGTCGGCGGAGAGCTTCACGCGGCTGGTGGTCGGGCGCGGCCCGGACGGCTATCAGGTCAAGCTGGGTGACATCGCCAAGGTCGAGCAGGGCGCGGAGAACCCGTACACGACCTTCCGCATGAACGGCCAGTCGGCGGTCGGCATGGGTATCGTCCGCCAATCGGGCGCGAACACGCTGGCAGTGGCCGATGCGGCCAAGAAGACCGCGGCCGGGCTGGACCTGCCCGAAGGCATGACGATCACGGTCGGATCGGACGATTCGCTGTTCATAGGCCGCGCGATCGAGGGCGTGTGGCACACGCTGGCCGAAGCCGCGGTGCTGGTGGTGCTGGTCATCTTCCTGTTCCTGGGATCTTGGCGCGCGACGCTGATCCCGGCGGTGACGGTGCCGATCTGCCTGCTCGGCGCGTTCGCGGTGCTGTGGGCGTTCGGCTTCTCGATCAACCTGCTCACGCTGCTGGCGCTGGTGCTGGCGATCGGCCTGGTCGTCGACGACGCGATCGTCGTGCTCGAGAATGTGTACCATCGCATCGAGGAAGGCGAACCGCCCCTGGTCGCAGCGTTCAAGGGCACGCGGCAGGTGGGCTTCGCGGTGATTTCCACCACCCTCGTCGTGTGCGCAGTGTTCGTGCCGATCTGTTTCCTCGCCGGGCAGACCGGTCTGTTGTTCCGCGAGCTCGCGGTGGCGATGATCGGTGCAGTGGCGTTTTCGGGTTTCCTTGCGCTCAGCCTGACGCCGATGCTGTGCTCCAAGATGCTCAAGAAGCAGGAGCGCGGGCGTTTCACCGGCTGGGTGGACGACAAGTTCCAGAAGCTCGAGAATTTCTATGGCCGCTGGCTCGACAAGGCGATCAACCGGCCGCTGATCCCGATGATCGGCGTTCTGCTGTTTCTCGGCGTCGCGGTGGGCGGCTTCCTGACGCTCCAGTCCGAGCTGGTGCCGGCCGAGGATCAGGGCGTGGCGCAGGTGCAGCTGAGCGCGCCGGAGGGTACCGGCTTCGACCAGATGGACCGCTATGTCGTCCAGACGCAGGAAAAGCTGCTCCCGCTGCTCAACGAAGGTGCGGTTCGCACCGTGATCAGCCGCACCCCGGGCGGGTTCGGCGCGAGCGACGATTTCAACAGCGGCATGTTCATCGTCTTCCTCAAGCCTTGGGAGGACCGAACGA
This genomic interval carries:
- a CDS encoding efflux RND transporter periplasmic adaptor subunit; the protein is MRMILTLCASATLLAACGGNDAALKKGREAPLVTLAAVQPARFVERIDAVGTARANEQVTLTAPVTQRIVRLNFDDGAYVAKGQVIAVLETATQSAQLAQAQARAREAHQQLERLEALKARGFATRSAVDTQVALAGQANAQAAEARAGINDRVVRAPFGGWVSLRNISAGAVVTAGTEIVTVSDVSRIKLDFPVPETLLAQLKPGQPIVAVAAAYPDQPFRGTVDTVDPVLNPQTRATTVRAVLANGDRRLKPGMLLTVTIESAERTVPAVPELALVGEGENMFVFTVENGKAKRVQVRTGLRQNGMVEIVDGLRAGQRVVTEGVVKIADGQAVRTGAADNAKGRSGAAAKADEPKAGGKAG
- a CDS encoding tetratricopeptide repeat protein, with protein sequence MALLVLLLAAATPQSAVTVNPADPTAPFKGDDGALQFDPACRDYTLDTVQSNPSCAARVAKGEAAPSLAIAVTTLQSLPAKSADAVHLLKRSAAATDHPAVHYFLGSVLGTAERVQPNYTEAVRHLDTAASRGNPAAADLLANLLLAGKGAPRDVPRAIRLYEMAAANGFPKAAVALGKLYLAGRLVPKDEARGLAWLDAAAAVNTAQAAHLAALARNQAKVTNFQLVPSANPAEVKAVRYGTFDNPDIPPNFGFDPAFQAVHDAPYDDPATLARLEREAASLPTPYLYELARRLAVKDAPRSLTTYLVARTRMTYDASRCADPASLESLRAWDMLILPDLRFLFGAGRPSPAIVDAALAEERKLPADTQPWWVCRSGMAAMSAAISEKAGPLQLKPERQWPELREAAQTRLSGLAANP
- a CDS encoding GGDEF domain-containing protein, producing the protein MFQSIEFSSKPGDRYAQQLRRGFRRLRFEPEIEAEYRRKLIETERLPAAICAGAGALVWFAFTLLDLHRLTILGLWGHFDPMVWLWVGARWSVLALLVAGAIVIRRGRGDYGWLSWTMYSAMGLAIAVTTMIVHGKGAFAAENAQIVVVMAAFLPLGLTFRRALAAALLVALVSAFMLLFLDTRHGFGHSLQIVAMLLMAVPVSAMGGYLREHSQRRQFLLTAILDRQANTDPLTGLANRRSLFTHAERIVHLATKQGVAVALAIIDVDHFKRFNDSYGHGAGDLALQRIAHTLSADLRHPLDIAARLGGEEFCILLYGATPDDAHARFDGVLARIRRLAIPHIRSPGGFLTLSIGAATLARGERFNTLVSRADAALYRAKHEGRDRLCWA
- a CDS encoding inorganic phosphate transporter, producing the protein MHELAFPLLVGLILVALAFDFLNGLHDAANSIATVVATRLLGPVQAVAFAAFFNFAAYFLTLAWPELHKVAETIGKGIIDKDLVTPGVVFGALIGAIFWNVVTWIKGIPSSSSHALVGGIVGAGVAHAGVTGIEWSGLNKTLIAIVLSPLLGMMLAMLIMLVSSWAFARATNRTAEKSFRALHLFSSAAYSVSHGLNDAQKTMGIITVLLYSTGYLSGEFHVPHWVAIACYVAIALGTLSGGWKIIETMGSRITKLSQHQGFSASMGGSIMVFTASLLGIPVSTTHTITGSIIGAGTARRASAVRWGVARNVIWAWFITIPASAAVGALFYLLTRLF
- a CDS encoding DUF47 family protein, encoding MPYRSEGTAIDAPVRILLVTSRGTGRWVIPKGNAAAAGSVPHACAAREAEEEAGVHGAACPTPLGSFRYRKTRGNGASLMVDVDVFPLAVTHELPKWKEQHQRERRWFTLAEAANAVDEPDLADLIRSFGASEFNAAARRTGVLAAAAHKSRVSEMFAWFQRLLPKTGNFFELFEAHAVTITASADALARLFQGGGSPQDHIREIMEREHDADGIIREVLQTVRKTFLTPFDRSAITSLIGAMDDAVDEMQAAAAAVDLYEVTEFEQEMRDMAAIIVDAARLTAEAMPLLRDVAKNGVRLHELTERLVRMEGHADDIHDAGVKRAFKAYGHDPMKFIVAREIYKHLERITDALEDVANEIDGIVIDHA
- a CDS encoding cold-shock protein; its protein translation is MSITGTVKFFNPDKGFGFIAPDGGGNDAFVHISAVERSGMATLNQDQRVSYDLEEDRRGKMAAVNIQHAE
- a CDS encoding efflux RND transporter permease subunit; this encodes MQLSDVSVRRPVFAAVLSILLTIVGVVAFLSLSVREYPDTDPPVVSVETVYTGAAASVVEARITQPIEEALSGIEGIQTITSRSRDGSSDISIEFRPGRDIDSAANDVRDRIGSVTEDLPEEALAPEVRKVDADSSPILFLVVSRPGWSRLELSDYVDRNLVDRFSTIDGVARVFVGGEARPSMRVWLDANKLAAFQLTPADVETALRTQNVELPAGRIESQQQNVTLRVDRPFASAESFTRLVVGRGPDGYQVKLGDIAKVEQGAENPYTTFRMNGQSAVGMGIVRQSGANTLAVADAAKKTAAGLDLPEGMTITVGSDDSLFIGRAIEGVWHTLAEAAVLVVLVIFLFLGSWRATLIPAVTVPICLLGAFAVLWAFGFSINLLTLLALVLAIGLVVDDAIVVLENVYHRIEEGEPPLVAAFKGTRQVGFAVISTTLVVCAVFVPICFLAGQTGLLFRELAVAMIGAVAFSGFLALSLTPMLCSKMLKKQERGRFTGWVDDKFQKLENFYGRWLDKAINRPLIPMIGVLLFLGVAVGGFLTLQSELVPAEDQGVAQVQLSAPEGTGFDQMDRYVVQTQEKLLPLLNEGAVRTVISRTPGGFGASDDFNSGMFIVFLKPWEDRTTTTQQVAQQINRILVNEPAIRGNAQVRSALGRGRGQPIGFVLAGTTYEDLAKARDRILAAAAQNPGIINLDSDYKETKPQLRVDVDTTRAGDLGVSVNDVSQALQTLLGSRRVSTYVDRGEEYRVIVQADAAGRATLANLSTIQVRARDGSLVPLSNLVTTREVSGPRDLGRFNKLRAITLSGAVAPGYSLGEALTFLQEQAAASPEVIAVGYRGESQAFVETGGSILLVFGLTILIVYLVLAAQFESFVHPGVIIMTVPLAVAGGVLGLAVMGKTLNLYSQIGIVMLVGLAAKNGILIVEFANQLRDEGRSIAEAIRQASARRLRAILMTSIAMAAGAVPLMFASGAGAAARQAIGVVIVFGVILATMITLFLIPILYSRLAKWTGSPQAVSRELEAAMGEPQAAE